The segment GTCATAAGTATGGCTGCGCAGCCAGCTCTCCGCCCGGTCAATCAGCTGCCAGATCTCCTCTGTAGAGGCATCCCGAGGCAAGGTCGTGGCCACCTTTTTCTGCTTGACCCATTTCATTGCATTGACAGAATCACTATAGACCGTCTTGCTGCTGCCTTCCTGCTTAAGATGAGCCAGCGCATGCACAATCGCCAGGAATTCTCCGAGGTTATTGGTACCTTTACGGATCGAACCGCAGGAGAAAATCACATCCCCGGTCTGGGTATCTACGCCTTTGTATTCGACCGGTCCGGGATTCCCCCGGGTGCCTACATCCACGGAGATGCTGTCATAATCGATCTCCTCAGATGTCTCCACTCCGGCACTCCGGCTCCAGGACTTGCCTGACTTGCTTGTGCCGGAAGTCCCTGAAGCTGCCGCACCCGTTCCCCAGTTGCCCTTCCAGCCTGCCTTGAAGGCTGTCTCAGCAGCCGCCTTGCTCTCATAGGACTTATATTTCGCTCCGGTATAATGATCCGTCTGCGCCTGACATTCCGCCCATGTATTGTAGACTCCGGGCTGCTTGCCTTCCCAGACTACGTAGTATTTCTGCTTAGCCATTCCTATTGCTCCCTCCTGCCGGTGTAACCTTATCCAGAATAATATTGTACTGCATACTGCGTTCTTATTGAAGTCTGAATACACCCGCACGCCTGCTGCCCTCCCGAATATCTGTCTGGATAATTACCGGCAGGCGCGTTCATACTAATACGGCAGCTCAGTCCAGCACAGCCAGCGTAGTATCAATAATGGTCTGGAGCTTGCCCGCATCCCTCGTTGCCTTGACCATAACCCGCAGTCCAACCAGGGCATTGTGCAGATAAGCAGCAAGCGCCGGAGCCGCATGCCGGGAGGAGAGTTCTCCAGTCTCCTGTCCATGCAGGATCAGCTGTTCCATTAATCTCTCGGTATTCAGAAAAGCTTCATTGGCCCGCTCAGCTGCTTCCGGATCATGAGCCGACAGCTCCACTGCCGTATTCACCAGCATACAGCCCTTCGGCTCCGCTTCACTTCTATAGACTGTGGCTTCGAATAAGAGGCGGATGGCTGCCTTGGCAGAGGTGATGCCTTCGATCCGGCTCTCCAGCCTGGAGCTTTGAATGGAAGCAAAGCGTTCCAGCGCTTTTATATATAAGGTATGCTTGTCTCCAAAGGTGTCATACATGCTTCGCTTGTGAATTCCCATGCCGGCTACAAGATCCTGCATTGACGTCTTCTCATAGCCCTGCTGCCAGAAAATCGTCATTGCCTTGAGCAATACATCATCAATGTCAAACTCTTTGCTTCGCGCCATGATCATGCTCCTTTCGCGGTCTATTTTACCATTTATAGAACGATCGGTAAATATTATTGTAGCAGTGTTAACTAGATCACATCAATTCCGCACCAATCATTCTATATTAATTTTAAGGAAAATACCATCAGCATTACACACCCCAAGGAGGTTATCACATGAGAAAACTCGCAGTAATACTTGCGGCATTTACCCTGACCCTGCTGATCGGATGCGGCAACAATAACAAAAGTACAGAGAACACTAACACCTCAGCGAACACGGGCAATACGGCTACCGCTGCCCCGGATGCGGTCACTTCAGCTTCAGTGGTCGACAACGGCGAAGCCTTCAAGAAGGCGATCAGCAAGGACGGCACCTGGATTGCAGCCACCCTGAAAGACCTGAGCTTCTCCGAGGAGCTTGTGGTGGACGGACAATTCATTAACAAGGAAGAGCCTGCCCGCAAAATCGCGCTCTATACCCAGGATGCCGATCACAACATCACGAACTCCTTCAAGCTCACCGCCCCCAAATTGACGATCCGCAGCGAGAATGCCCGGATTCAGGGAGGGACCTTTGTGGGTGATGTCTATGTGGAGGCTGACGGCTTCGCCGTCGTGAATGCCACCATTGAAGGCAATGTCTATTTCTCCGATGCCAAGTACCAGGCTACCTATACGGCAGCTGATCAGGGTAAGGTAACCGGCGTCACCGAAGTGAAAAAATAATGCGGCTGGGTGCGGGGTGTTCCTCTTCGGGCAAGCGGCCGGGGAGGATACCCCTTTTTCTTGTTCCTGCCCGCGAAAAGGGGTGCTGGCCTAATGAAGTTCATCCGTAAATATGCTATTCTTCCTCTTCTGCTCCTGATGCTCTCCTCCTGCGGCGGACAGGATGTAGCGGAGCCGGAGCCGCAATACCGGATTCAGTCCGGCCATGATCTGAGTATTCTGACAACGAGCGACACCCATTATTTAGCGCAGGAGCTAAGAGATCTCGGACCTGCCT is part of the Paenibacillus sp. FSL M7-0420 genome and harbors:
- the rnhA gene encoding ribonuclease H — protein: MAKQKYYVVWEGKQPGVYNTWAECQAQTDHYTGAKYKSYESKAAAETAFKAGWKGNWGTGAAASGTSGTSKSGKSWSRSAGVETSEEIDYDSISVDVGTRGNPGPVEYKGVDTQTGDVIFSCGSIRKGTNNLGEFLAIVHALAHLKQEGSSKTVYSDSVNAMKWVKQKKVATTLPRDASTEEIWQLIDRAESWLRSHTYDNKVLKWQTKSWGEIKADYGRK
- a CDS encoding TetR/AcrR family transcriptional regulator, which translates into the protein MARSKEFDIDDVLLKAMTIFWQQGYEKTSMQDLVAGMGIHKRSMYDTFGDKHTLYIKALERFASIQSSRLESRIEGITSAKAAIRLLFEATVYRSEAEPKGCMLVNTAVELSAHDPEAAERANEAFLNTERLMEQLILHGQETGELSSRHAAPALAAYLHNALVGLRVMVKATRDAGKLQTIIDTTLAVLD